TTCTTCATCGGATTCATCTAGCAGTCTCTTAAAACTGTTCTCTAAATCGTCTAACTCAGATTCCTCCATCTTTGGCTACTAAAACTCACTTAACTGTATGTAAGCAGAATGAATGAAGACAAAAAAGTTCTATAACAACGCGATTAGCAACAAATACAAGATAAATTATGTAAAAAGGCAAGAATTTGcacatagaaaaaagtggtaaccGTGGGACACCGCAgctcaacgttgagccgcGGCTGCACAGTGCCCTAAAACGTGCCTGTCCCACGTGCCAGACACGCAAAAACGTGCATTGTCGTCAAGGGGTTAAAATCCtttatagcagaaaaaaaaacacctgcaCTCGTCGCTAGACGCATTCAATAGCGAGTGACGGGGGGCATCTTGACAGTGCTCTTGAATGCGTTTGGCGCACGTTCGATGTATATCATGTCAGCTTATCGAAGTGTATGTAGTTTTGCTGTTCTCTTTTCGatgcagtttttgtttttatcattTGTTCCATTTGATTGTATCGATTTGCTTAAGATGGCATGGGGTCAATCAAAAAGGATTGGATGTGCAATCGCCACTTGTCCAAATAAGAGAAGAGTTATTGCGTGTAAATATTCTCCCCCGTAAGTTGCTTTGTATCGGtattcttctctctttcaaTCCACAGAAATGCATGTGAATGAGAATGTtgtgtattttcttttctttttaatactCATTCAGTCAATGCATTACAGAGGGCGAATCATTGACCAGAAGATCTATCAAACAGTGAATTCATGTTTTGGATGTGGTGCACATTGCATTGATGATCTATGCCCCTCAACAACCTGAGCGAAGTATTTCAAAGCATGTCAACAGAAAAGTACatctaataataaaaagtttgaatattttagCAGAGACACTGAAATtgtatttcattcatttgctaTCGGTTGGTCAAAACACTGAGAACTTTTGAGATGGATTGGATGCTTAAGAAGAGCCTAAAGAAGTAACTAGGATTAGATGGACTCCGTAAAATTAACATCGATATTCATTTGAACATATTCGTGATCCCTCATAGTCttatcttttgcaaaaattttgccAAATCAAAAAAGTCACCGCAACGCACATATGCATAACAGACCCTCTTGAACTGAAAATGAAACCAAGTTCAAACCGCAGCTTAACAGATTACTAGTGATAAAAAACTGTCAGCTTAGACAAAACCTTTTCGATGTTATAAgtcaaaatttacaaaatcactgctttctaggattttgttacacacaaacacaaatgacgaaaacagaataaatttaaatgttCGATTTTCAGTATAGGTTTCAATGAACCTATACTATCCTAGTATAGGTTCATTGAAACCTACACCTAGGATAGTCGGATGCCGTATTGATTTTGATAAGCtatacacgaggttgttaagtAAAGTTAAGTATTGGCTCACGTTTCGGCGTCTTCTTCAGTGCCTTAAATGGACAAttcaatttacaatttaaacgaccaaatcGCTCCACAGCTGAGCTGATAAACTCCTTccctactttttcaatcaccaaattagtgactacactgaatgctcaacttagatcggagacgccttGCACGGACCGCTGACCGATCGATCACGAGAGCGAATGGTTTAAATGTCTCATTCGGATTGGAAGAGTCAtccgagatatggcgcgagctCCCGCGTTATCAACGAACACtcacccttgcggttcattttggGGTTTTGGTTTAGATCCGAATTGCCTCCAGCGATATTCGAGCCAACGCTTTAGATTCGTacgctaagatttggaccctaatttcaaagtctgctccgtcgtgttttgtgttctatgggcacctaaacGTGcccattctcgtaacctattctttcCGCCGACGcgctctttgatgcggacgTACAGCGGTTgtgccgtttcaccgacatACTCGTCGCAGCAGTTCTTGCAAGACATCAAGTAGGTTACACCTTTTAAGGAGTTCCCTAGTCTACCTGTgggagcaatttttttctccatcgcAGCCCATTTCAACTGTAGTTCTGCGATCGAAGATCACTTGTGCTTTACATGATGTTCAAAATAGGCTCCGCAGAAAAGcgaattttaaaaactaaacaaataaGGTTATCCACAAGCGATAAAGGTGTGGAGTTTGTGGCCATTCCAGATCAGCTGGGTATTGCAATAACAGAAAGACACTCGCAAGACACCTCACTATATCGTTTATCCTCCGTTAGTGAACCCGCTTTTTGAACGAACAATGGGTTAGGATTGCAAAATCCGCTTGCGTTACTTCCCTCTTCCCTTGCTCGCCTCAAGATTGACCTGCAGACCTGTCTAGTGGTCTATTCCCTTATCAAGACGCTCAAACTCCAGTCCAACAGCGATCTGGCCTCCAATGGCCCTGCTACATTCAAAGTGAGACCTATAATTAGTAGTGTAGGAGGTCCTACGGATAGAGTCGGGTGGTTCCGAAACATAACTTTTGCGTTAGTAGTGGGCTATATTCGAGCCCATTTACCAAATACTCGTATGTTCCTAGGCCATCTACGCGCGGCACACCCTACAAGTGACTGTGTTATGGAGTCTTTCGACGTCGAATTACTTTATACGAAAGCATCTAATGACTCTGCGATACAGGCTATGTTCGAGctgctgaaagaaaatataagaacCATCAATTTATACGGATTCTCGATCTTCCACTTGGAGGTTATTCTCAAGGCCTGCCTCGACTACAATATCTTCAGATGGTCCGTAAATTACTTTGCACAACTTAGAGGTTTAGCTATGCGGCAAAGATTGGCTCCTACCTtagctatttcatttatggccAAAATTGAAGCACCTGTTCTGGAACTATATCCTTTTTTCTACAGGTACATCGACGATTACGTTGTCATTTGTCCGACGCAAGCAGTGATGGAcaaatgttttgacttgttgaaCCGACAGTCCGAACGCATAAAATTTACAAGGGAGAAACCACAGAGCAAGTGGATTCCTTTTATAAACACCCAGGTTGGCATCTCAAACGGTACGTACCAAACGAAATGGTATCGTAAGCGCAGTAATAAGAATATTTTGGTTCGTTTTCTCTCTGCTCATCATTCTCGAATGAAGGAAACTGTGATTAACAACATGTTCGGTACCGTTTGTAGTGGACTTAACGAGAGAAAGGAATTGTTAACTTAGACTCGCGAAATTGCTGTTTCTAGTGGTTATGGAATCCGAACGGCTGAGACGAGACTATACCGAAGTGAACGAGTAAGGCAATTTAAAAACCCCACCACAGATAAGATACCTCTCTTCATTCCTTATATCTCCGATGAAATGAGCACTGCCATTAGTCGATGTCTGAAGAGAGCAGACTTAGACAGCTGCGTTTCGGCCGTTAAACCACCGAAAAATTTGCAACGTTGAATtttgaaagcaaagaaatttaggtataaaatcaagtttgaatactttACTTTATATTCTAGTACTGACGTTTTTAGGATAATAGTCATGAAATtcatttccttcacttttaattttacagaaaatgtcgcTACCTCGAATTTCtactgatcagtgaaggcaagCAGAGCGAACATCACCAGAAGCCTGATGCTCGGCTTTAGCCAGACGTTTAAACCGCCTTCTACTTAGTATGGATGTATTTTCGTTTCTGTTTCCGTTCCCATTCTACTAGGACatgatatttcaaaatttctctcacAAGAAGTTCAAAGGTGTTCACTTTCCCTCACAAATACTCTACTCATTTCCGGGTATCTTGCGgagcgttaaaggcatcaccttacgaatctgaggtggtacggatttcaggaggagtgttcgtatacgggatcgtagattaaggagagggaggtgattacacccatttcttcctaattgccgtaaaaaaacggcccggaagatacggcttcgagcgtttcggcgtgctattttctagaacgagttcgattggagcgcgccagccctgcaCACGCGCAGCCTCTTCCAAACtgtgtttttttacgggaattaggaagaaatggacggaatcacatccctctctataatctactatcccgtatacgaatatccacctgaaatccgtaccacctcagattcgtggggtgatgcctttaagtgttgATTATTGAGTTTCCCCTCAAGAACCTGACGGTTTATAATCTAACGAGGGAAGTTCCATTGTGAACGTTAAGCGTCAACTAGAAACACATGCAATAATTTACAGGCACAAAGTGAGTGGATATGAAGgtttaccagaaaaaaaatatcttcactctatttttcaaaaagaggtTACTGATAATGACAAGTGAAATTAATCTACATTCTCTTATAACATAAAGATTAACGTAATTATTCCGCTCTCTATCGGTAGTACATTTTATAAAATACAATGAGAAAGGTCTACACAGaccgcgaaaaaaaagtttagcaaAGGTTGCATGGGAGCTACAAGTTGATGCTAAGAAGAACATTGCAATAAGAATAGCGCAATGCATCGTCCATGCTAACCATAATTCTCCTCACTCCTCTTTCCTTCATCCGCCATACTATTTCACACTTCTCCGTACTACGTTACCCTACCCAATGCTCCTTTCCAAATATGGCCCTTACGTACTGCGACGCATAAAGTCACGCGAAGCAATTGAATCCATTCgccctttcttctttttctcattacaCAAGACGATTGTGCATGGGTTCTGTTCCGGATGATGCCTAAGTGTACTTTTTGAATTGGTGCTTTCTGAACGGAACTGCCTTGACAACCGTAGCCTTGAATACAAAACTATAGGACATTGCAGTAGCAGCAGCCGACCTCTTCTGGAAAAGCTAGAGCGGGAGAGAATGGTTGAATGTTCATTTGATTGTGTTCGAAAGTATCATTTGGGCTGATATGttgcaaaaatataaaagttttATTATAATCGTGCACGAGTTTTCAATGATGATTTCCTGGTAATATTTGAATGAAAGAGGACAAGAAAACTAATCAATTTAGGAGTTTTGATCACGTTCTAATGGTAATCACAGTTACATAGGCACTTCAACTTCGTGACCCTTCATTTCGTTGTTCAATAACGGGTCCTGAAAATTATACTGTAGAGTATGAATAAATTGAAGTTGGAGTTGAGAAGTATAGAAGGGGAgagaattttcagtttttgctaGGCTATTTAATTTGTGCTCAGCAACCACCTATAGTCGATATTAAgattatgtttctttttttgaacgtttACGAATTTATGCTTCGCCAAAGCTGAGCAAAAATGGGAGCAGAAAGTCCAATGAATGCTAGAATGTATCAAAAGTATGGAACAACATCAAAACGTCAGAAAAGAATCAGACGTATATCGACTCGAATATCTCCTCACCCATCCTTACCATCACGTCTTAAAAGTAGCGTACTATTCGAAAGGAAGAAGCCGTTCATCCAGCGACTTTCGGAATTTTTATGATACTCGTTACACTCGTCTTTAGCGATCGCAGAAAATTTAGAGTAAAAGCGCTCTGGGGCCCGTCTCACTACATTCACCGCTATCTGAGCTGGTGCACCAATCTGTTGTCTTCGGGCAAGTCTCATCCCAGTTTTCCCCTTCCTGGTTCCTGGACAATAGCGCGGAGCCGGAGTTGATCTCGCTTGACCACATAACGTGTTTTTTATACATGAACAATCGCTGTAAGAACTGCAAAAACAGGCGTAGGTAATCCAGTGACAGAACCGAAAAATCGAATTTACCCTGTTGAATTCGACTCAATTCTTTGCTCCAATGCAATTTTTGGGCCCGGCAAACGTAACGGTAACCGCAGGCGAATAGGCACACGGAGAGGCGTGCACGCGGTTCCACGACCATAAAAAGGTTCACAATGTCTCACGTATTTTACAATAAAATCGCTTGGAGTTTTGCGAGATGCTGGTGCACAATGATACCGAAGATTCTAATTTCTCGCAGAGTCGCACCATAACCGGCCGTGGAATGCTTCCAAGTGCTTTCTGGTACCGATGGGCCAATTCGGCGCCGTGGGAACCGTCTCGCACCATTTTATCACTTTGTGACGTTGGTGCACCAATTCGAGGTCGCGAAACCCGTCtgcctttttggaatttgtaACAtgcagacaaacacacacggaCCAAGCCCATTATTTTACATCATGGTATTCTGGATTGCCGCAATGGAAGGAGGAGAATCTATACTGAGAAATGATGCACGAAACATTTCAGATTAGTGAAAAAAtctcttattttctatttagtGGTGTAGTGCTGCCACACCATTAGAGATGTTTTTCGTTATTGCATCAAACAATTAACAGGAACTGCGATCAAATTACCTTTGCATCTTCCTGGTGGTCCAACCAGAACTTTCGATCGTCGTCCGATTCTTCAATCTAAACATCAGTAAGTGCATTGGTGGTTAGAAATATAGTGATTGttaatttaaggaaaaagtaGTCTGTAGATTTTCGTAGGCAAACATTCTGCACATTTTCGCATTAAGCAAGTGCGAGTTACTCAGAAAAAGAGGATATGTGGGGATCAGAAAGAGATAGGAGAgagggagaaaaagaaaaggcaaAAGAGAGGGGAGAGAGAGCGAAATATGtacatgacaaaaaaaaagcatcagtGTTTGCACTAACCTTGGCTTTTGAGACTTTCAAATAAGCTGTatgttctttgaaatttttcctatGGAATTTATCTGTTACTGCCATTGATTCTCGAGAAGAAAATCGTGGTGACGAAGAGAAACCTTCGTTGTAAACTTCTTGTTTCACTTTCAATTCCAACTTCGTCAAATAATCAGGATGAATAtattttctgttgaaaaaagaaactcaaaaTCGACCTTGACTTTTGGCCTTCTTTAACACAAGTATCACTATATAAAGTTTTCGAATCGACCACACAAGTAATTCGAATCTTTGCTTTTGAATTTCTGAGTTTTCGAACAAACAAATTCCATGGGTTTTTGTTAAAATCCCGTGTTTATTCATCGTATATGCGTGTAACCAGTCTCTTTTGAGGTTTCGAATTATGTGGAAACTCATGTGATTGTATGTTCGACATTGCGAAGAATTCGAATCATTCGAATATTCGTTCGAAAGCATTCATCCGAACACCTTTTTATAGCTTttgcaaatgaaaaatttcaaacaaacatgTTTGGATTATTCCGCATAAATTTAGCCATGATTGCATACGAATGACACCAATCCAAGTGCTTCTAAAATTTACAGGAATTATTGGCTCGGAACCCTATCAGTCACTTCGCCAACCTTTTTGATATCGTGGGTAAGTGAACGAGATTGGTATGCCCATTCCATGACGACAGCCATGGCGAACACTAATTCACTACGATCCAGAATAGTACCGTTACATTTTTCTGAATGATCAAAAGGTGAGAGTGTTTTGgagcttcttcttttttccaaactttaataaacaaacaaatttaatCAGTTGATTAGTTCTGTTTTCTTGGACAAAAACCAACGATAACAAATcccctttcctttttttgcttagaGTGACAAATTTTCATAGTTATTGGCACAAGAGagactttcttttattttctttctctctgtaTTTgttaaaacatttaaaaaaaaaaccgacttcTAGCTGGATGAGCAGGCAAAACTGCTACAGATCAAGGCTACCGGTTTTTTCTAACTTACTTTGTGACTCCTCCGGAATCTCTAACGGTATGGTGTCACATCAGTCGATGCTTCAATGTCTGTCGCTATGtctatttttggttttttttttttgaataacaaAGGAACCACCGCAGTCAACGGTCTTCAGTATTCCCGTGAATCGATCGACTTCCGTTCGATATAAAGTAAATTTAAATCTTACGTACCTGTATGAAGTTGTAGAACGTCTACAATACTAATCTCTTCCTTCAAAATGTAGCAATACGTGTGCAACATGTGTATGAGGGAAAATATTTCCTTGCGACGATCACTAATACAAATCTGAAGCAAGCTGCTCTAACCTGTGGGCAAAAGAATGTGGTCAACAAAAACAGAGAAACGTGCCGTTTTATCTGGTTTGTACAGCATTGCTAACTGTAGAATTTCATCGTACTCGGTGGGCATCACCCTACTATTcctaaatatataaaataatccCCGGAATATATTACTTCTTTTACGATATTAAGCTGAGTCGTGTATCACATACCAGCGATAATAGAAGATTTTTAAAGTGCGTTTTGCCTTTTTTGGCGTTCCTCCTTTTGAAGCAGAATAGACGCTGTACAAGTATTCTTGAGTACAGGGTGCTACTTGtgtaacttttttcaaatagaacGAATGGGATGCTCCTTTATCTGGAAAAGGCAAAATGTTGATAACATTCATCAATTGTGTCTCTTAGAATTTTGTTCTAATTTAAGAAACCGTGAATCACTAGAAATTACAATTTTGAGTGAAGCCTACGTTTATAAGTATGTTCTCCTTTTAGTTGGATCGGAAGATCTTGTAAAACACAGTTTGGATTCTTGCCGCTGCCAATTATAATCACTATTTCCTTCGATATTACCGCTTTCACACGTTCGAATAGCAAAAAATTGTCTTTGTCTGGGAGTGCTGCATTCTATAACGTTTCGTACTTTTTCGAAGCACCACAAAGTGATTTtatcaagaaaaattgaaacttaCATCGGCAAGTGGTAGCATGTGTTTTTTCAGAAATGGTTCATTGTTAGCGACAAGCACATTTATATCGTTGTCTAAAAGATACAAAGTATTAAGGAATTAGGTGAAAATTAGGGAACTCACATGTGATTACGAGTGCATTTAGTGAAGAGAAAGTAGTGGGaaattttggaggaaaaacACTCACGAGTGGCGTCCTTTTCTTGATATGGCCAAATAACTTCACGATCCGAGCATCGCCAGATAAGCGGATTTTTGAGTACGATTCCCTTTAATCATTGTATTAAAGAAAGTATCATATGTATCACATGTATAAGagagtggcgaacagagaaaGGTAGGGAcagttcacgaatatgagcatTATCATGCTTAGCTACCCTCAACTGAAGAAGGCTTGTATAGTACTCGGTTCTTTCTTCCCAACAATGCAATTTACTTCGCGTTGGAACGCCGACAACCTTGTCGTCGCCCCATGTTTGCCATCCTCCTCATATAACCCAAAGGCAGTAGTGGTTGCCCAATCGGCACAAACGTAAACACCTTGGAGATTGCCCTCGCTTTTCTGCTCCTAATAAGTTGCATATTTGGGGAATCGACGGATCACCCTCACTAGAGGGCTTAGAGTCAGTTAGTTGCGAGACTACGTGGCGCTTCCCAAAGTGGCGGATAGGTGGCTAACCGCGGATAAAAGGGACGTTGTGCCTGCCCTGAGACCCAGGAAGATTCAGGgaatggactccctgtttctgctgtccAAGAACTTACTCATTAGTCCCTCTGTGACCCGCACGTCTGTCCGACCAAAAGCCTACattcaagtgactgggaggtggaAGAGAGTTGGTTTGGAGTTTTCTCCAACAAATAGGCTTCACCTGTCCAATCCCCGGGATTCGAACGTTCTCCAAAATACTCATGGGTCTAGAGGCccgcaacctgcccatggttTGGAATTATATTCAAAACACAGTCATAAGAAAGAGTCTTCTTATTCCGGAGGGAAGCCTGGACGGGTTGCGCCAGGAAGGGTGGGGTTGGAGGAGTCATCTAGGCTACCggaacggaaaaggactaagaagacgatctgtacttacgacgcacgtacgcttgcatcggaagcggccatcgaagatctgatgatgcaagccaaaaagattaagtacgacgtcatcggactgaccgagatgAAACGACGCCACCCTCTCTACGCCgcatatgaaactggagaagaagtGTTCTCAGGagcatgcgacagtagaggagtcattggagttggtgtcctcgtcaacaagAGTATAGCAATAAACATCggctctttcgaacaactttcGACCCGGATCGGACATTTGCGGGTGAGAAGATGTAGTCTAACGtcagctttgacaatcttcgttGCTTAGACTCCatcatcaagctacgaagaagaggAAGTTGAAGTTTTCTATGTGGACCTGgaaaagttctacagagaagatcatacctttTACAATGTCATTGTTGGTTATTTCcacgccaaaattggccctaAAAGAActcctgaggaacttcacatcaaCATCCACGGCCTAGAATGGAATGAACAAGTTAAGTGGCTTTCCATTTTCATCATGACGAGTAAAACCATCCATCCGAACTGGCAAGAAGCCCTTTCCTCCCTCTCTAGAGCTGATACATCGGCGTAGAGTTGCAgccaaccaagaactcacacccaagctcgcaaggctttgcaggaAGGCGATAAAGCTACGTTAGCAGGCTCTCTACGCTGGAAATGGAAGTCACCCAATGGAGGGTACCATTGAAATTGACCACACCAGTGAGAGGTTTTGTCTGACGGATGTAGCTGTTGTGTcaagttttatacgggatcgaaCCATCGCCTTCGccgaaaaatattttcgtttaCTCGGAGAGAGGAGAAGGCCGCAAAGTTTAGAGAGCAAAGTCCCAAAACTATCATAAACTGGGATcttttcgctacgctagcAGGCTCTTGGGAAGATTTCGCAATGGACAGAATTGACAAGTAAAACGATCAGCTCTTTGTACATCTTCATGGCCGCACGAGAAAGGCTCAGAGTTCTAAATTCACCAAGAGACGCGTGTCTTCGGAAACTCCTGAGTTGATACATTGGCGTAGAACTGCACGAGCTGCAGCAGCCAAGAAcccacgtccgagctcgcaaagattt
The Necator americanus strain Aroian chromosome I, whole genome shotgun sequence genome window above contains:
- a CDS encoding hypothetical protein (NECATOR_CHRI.G845.T1); its protein translation is MFLGHLRAAHPTSDCVMESFDVELLYTKASNDSAIQAMFELLKENIRTINLYGFSIFHLEVILKACLDYNIFRWSVNYFAQLRGLAMRQRLAPTLAISFMAKIEAPVLELYPFFYRYIDDYVVICPTQAVMDKCFDLLNRQSERIKFTREKPQSKWIPFINTQVGISNGTYQTKWYRKRSNKNILVRFLSAHHSRMKETVINNMFGTVCSGLNERKELLT
- a CDS encoding hypothetical protein (NECATOR_CHRI.G845.T2) → MESFDVELLYTKASNDSAIQAMFELLKENIRTINLYGFSIFHLEVILKACLDYNIFRWSVNYFAQLRGLAMRQRLAPTLAISFMAKIEAPVLELYPFFYRYIDDYVVICPTQAVMDKCFDLLNRQSERIKFTREKPQSKWIPFINTQVGISNGTYQTKWYRKRSNKNILVRFLSAHHSRMKETVINNMFGTVCSGLNERKELLT
- a CDS encoding hypothetical protein (NECATOR_CHRI.G846.T1), whose product is MRNAPVASLVIRGNRQLSAMTILQLRRRFKWFAIDLQEKGECGVPYPFIDFNALDGCKNAYGILVVTPGTSKVLRSPTVKLSLKGCIIIDNTDLVDVDFLDDITNFTLVEDMCTHEIYDNKKLCITDPQRLKMKFKSLLIDQSTNFNCETICSGGLVDEEYLATVRGCQVINGNLTIEGWEKPPPHLNNLRTVRRINGSLQIKNTSDLGDFYYLEELREITVPEESDAEAIEIVFNRGLTNLELTKLEKVSTTDGKKHTRIQYKDSTTILDGLLKYKWYLVIGIVAFLVLLMIILLATLLTIKTVKRRRLVNKYGFPKPPWTLQPKSRDVLVNWVKGIVLKNPLIWRCSDREVIWPYQEKDATHNDINVLVANNEPFLKKHMLPLADNAALPDKDNFLLFERVKAVISKEIVIIIGSGKNPNCVLQDLPIQLKGEHTYKHKGASHSFYLKKVTQVAPCTQEYLYSVYSASKGGTPKKAKRTLKIFYYRWNSRVMPTEYDEILQLAMLYKPDKTICISDRRKEIFSLIHMLHTYCYILKEEISIVDVLQLHTEKCNGTILDRSELVFAMAVVMEWAYQSRSLTHDIKKKHLDWCHSYAIMAKFMRNNPNIKYIHPDYLTKLELKVKQEVYNEGFSSSPRFSSRESMAVTDKFHRKNFKEHTAYLKVSKAKIEESDDDRKFWLDHQEDAKDPLLNNEMKGHEVEVPM
- a CDS encoding hypothetical protein (NECATOR_CHRI.G847.T1) codes for the protein MDSLFLLSKNLLISPSVTRTSVRPKAYIQVTGRWKRVGLEFSPTNRLHLSNPRDSNVLQNTHGSRGPQPAHGLELYSKHSHKKESSYSGGKPGRVAPGRVGLEESSRLPERKRTKKTICTYDARTLASEAAIEDLMMQAKKIKYDVIGLTEMKRRHPLYAAYETGEEVFSGACDSRGVIGVGVLVNKSIAINIGSFEQLSTRIGHLRTPSSSYEEEEVEVFYVDLEKFYREDHTFYNVIVGYFHAKIGPKRTPEELHINIHGLEWNEQVKWLSIFIMTSKTIHPNWQEALSSLSRADTSA